From a region of the Streptomyces sp. NBC_01454 genome:
- a CDS encoding ABC transporter ATP-binding protein encodes MASHAHKASLRGGTKDGVESVASVTRQHTTLLVTGVLLGLLGVGASLTQPWAIGKLIEAAGRDESLAQPITQLVLLFCAGALFSSLQAYIIGRAGENIVFDVREILTGRLLRADLTAFGKQSQGDIFTRTVTDTSLVKIALSQSLAQLIISGATVIGGVVLMFLIDTWLMLITMSCLGAASVVSIALARKLRKVALENRDDTGEFASDIQRVLSALPTVKASRAEPREAARIGKLADKARRSGIRVNAFNALLMPSMNVGTQGALAVVVGVGMSWVARGEMNMATLTSFIMYLFQLVSPLVTFFMGVGQFVQGRAAIQRVDELARLPQEGGGTTAAQPTVGFGPLARQRPAVEFHDVRFAYRRGKQEDWTPVLKGVSFTVPARGLTAVVGPSGAGKTTMFQLIERFYAADGGRVQLSGQNIEALPLDTVRGLVGYVQQDSAAMRGTVRDNLTYAQPHATEYDIQEAVEMAGLTTVIAQLPQGLDTELGDQGSGLSGGQRQRLCIARTLLQKPAVMLLDEATSNLDSDSERDFRDVLRRVSRQCAVIAIAHRISTVIDAEKIVVLEGGRVRATGVHQDLMDHDELYRRLAGSQLHAGPGHIAPAAAPVPLEPWTPPPAFAIGWPAYAGLTEQTVRLRAITNEERW; translated from the coding sequence ATGGCGAGTCATGCGCACAAAGCGAGCCTGAGAGGCGGGACCAAAGACGGCGTCGAGTCGGTGGCGAGTGTCACCCGACAGCACACCACGCTGCTGGTCACGGGCGTGCTGCTGGGTCTGCTGGGGGTCGGCGCCTCGCTCACCCAGCCCTGGGCCATCGGCAAACTGATCGAGGCGGCGGGCCGGGACGAGTCGCTGGCACAACCCATCACACAGCTCGTCCTGCTCTTCTGTGCGGGCGCCCTCTTTTCCTCGTTGCAGGCCTACATTATCGGCCGGGCCGGGGAGAATATCGTCTTCGACGTCCGCGAGATCCTGACCGGCCGGCTGCTGCGCGCCGATCTCACCGCATTCGGAAAGCAGTCCCAGGGCGATATTTTCACCCGCACGGTCACCGATACCTCACTGGTGAAAATCGCCCTTTCGCAGAGCCTCGCCCAACTGATCATCAGCGGCGCCACGGTCATCGGCGGCGTCGTGCTGATGTTCCTCATCGACACATGGCTGATGCTCATCACCATGAGCTGCCTCGGCGCCGCCAGCGTCGTCTCCATCGCGCTCGCCCGCAAGCTGCGCAAGGTCGCACTGGAAAACCGGGACGACACCGGCGAATTCGCCAGCGACATTCAGCGGGTGCTCTCCGCGCTGCCCACGGTCAAGGCCTCCCGCGCCGAGCCCCGCGAAGCCGCCCGCATCGGCAAGCTGGCCGACAAGGCGCGGCGTTCGGGTATCCGGGTCAACGCCTTCAACGCCCTGCTGATGCCGTCCATGAACGTCGGCACGCAGGGCGCGCTGGCCGTCGTCGTGGGCGTCGGAATGTCCTGGGTGGCCCGCGGCGAGATGAACATGGCCACCCTGACCTCATTCATCATGTACCTGTTCCAACTGGTCTCGCCCCTGGTGACGTTCTTCATGGGAGTGGGCCAGTTCGTCCAGGGCCGGGCGGCCATCCAGCGGGTCGACGAGCTCGCCCGCCTGCCCCAGGAGGGCGGCGGGACGACGGCCGCGCAGCCCACCGTGGGCTTCGGGCCGCTGGCCCGGCAACGGCCGGCGGTCGAGTTCCACGACGTACGGTTCGCCTACCGGCGCGGGAAGCAGGAAGACTGGACGCCGGTGCTCAAGGGCGTCTCGTTCACCGTGCCGGCACGCGGGCTGACGGCGGTCGTCGGGCCGTCCGGCGCGGGCAAGACCACCATGTTCCAGCTGATCGAACGCTTCTACGCGGCGGACGGCGGCCGCGTCCAGCTCAGCGGGCAGAACATCGAGGCGCTGCCGCTCGACACGGTCCGCGGGCTGGTCGGCTACGTCCAGCAGGACAGCGCCGCCATGCGCGGAACGGTCCGGGACAACCTGACCTACGCCCAGCCGCACGCCACGGAGTACGACATCCAGGAGGCGGTGGAGATGGCCGGCCTCACCACCGTGATCGCCCAGCTGCCGCAGGGCCTCGACACCGAACTCGGCGACCAGGGCAGCGGATTGTCCGGCGGCCAGCGCCAGCGCCTGTGCATCGCCCGCACGCTGCTGCAGAAGCCCGCGGTCATGCTGCTGGACGAGGCCACCTCCAACCTCGACTCCGACTCGGAGCGGGACTTCCGCGACGTGCTGCGCCGGGTCTCCCGGCAGTGCGCGGTCATCGCCATCGCCCACCGGATCTCCACGGTGATCGACGCCGAGAAGATCGTGGTGCTGGAGGGCGGCCGGGTCCGGGCCACCGGCGTGCACCAGGACCTGATGGACCACGACGAGCTCTACCGGCGGCTGGCGGGCTCACAACTGCACGCCGGGCCCGGCCACATCGCCCCGGCGGCCGCCCCCGTGCCCCTGGAACCGTGGACACCGCCGCCCGCCTTCGCGATCGGCTGGCCCGCGTACGCCGGCCTCACCGAACAGACCGTGCGCCTGCGGGCCATCACGAATGAGGAGCGGTGGTGA
- a CDS encoding threonine/serine ThrE exporter family protein → MASDPQRGQRGTSGSSGGSGAPDRSGAPEERKPASDEAHSAFTPPLGVPYPPAPEEEHPTSEFALPAGLRPETPAEEEGSAFTPPSSTTGQHPMPVGATAMGAAFTPPHGIPVVRLTKEAPWQDRMRTMLRMPVGERPVPERPERGDEETGPAVPRVLDLTLRIGEILLAGGEGAEDVEAAMFGVAHAYGLERVEPTVTFTLLSISYQPSLVDDPVTASRTVRRRGVDYNRLSAVFRLVDEIASEGITLEEAYRGLAEIRRNRHPYPSWALTLASGLLSGAASMLVGGGELVFVAAAVGSMLGDRLAWLASGRGLPEFYQFVVAAMPPAAVGVAFGLAHASVSASAVITGGLFALIPGRALVAGVHDGLTGYYITAAARLLEVGYLIVGIVVGVLSVLYIGLHLNPDLRRLNPEQALRGYNEPLVQIIAAMLLALAFCVLLQQERNTVAFATLNGGVAWVVYGTLVYRADINVVPATAIAAGLVGLFGQLLSRYRYASALPYVTAAIGPLLPGSATYFGLLNFAQGHLAQGLPSLVQAASLALAIAVGVNLGAEVARLFLRGPGVEEAAAGRRAAKRTRGF, encoded by the coding sequence GTGGCGTCGGACCCACAACGCGGCCAGCGTGGTACCAGCGGCAGCAGCGGCGGCAGCGGTGCCCCGGACCGGAGCGGTGCCCCCGAGGAGCGCAAGCCCGCGTCGGACGAGGCACACAGTGCCTTCACCCCGCCGCTGGGCGTGCCGTACCCGCCGGCCCCTGAGGAGGAGCACCCCACCTCGGAGTTCGCGCTGCCCGCCGGCCTGCGTCCGGAGACCCCGGCCGAGGAGGAGGGGTCGGCGTTCACGCCGCCCAGCAGCACCACCGGCCAGCACCCGATGCCCGTCGGCGCCACCGCCATGGGCGCCGCCTTCACCCCGCCGCACGGCATACCGGTCGTCCGCCTCACCAAGGAGGCGCCCTGGCAGGACCGGATGCGCACGATGCTGCGGATGCCGGTGGGGGAGCGGCCGGTGCCCGAGCGTCCGGAGCGCGGCGACGAGGAGACCGGTCCGGCCGTTCCCCGCGTCCTCGACCTGACGCTGCGTATCGGCGAGATCCTGCTGGCCGGCGGCGAGGGCGCGGAGGACGTCGAGGCCGCGATGTTCGGTGTGGCGCACGCCTACGGGCTGGAGCGCGTCGAGCCGACCGTCACGTTCACCCTGCTGTCGATCTCCTACCAGCCCTCGCTGGTCGACGACCCGGTGACGGCCAGCCGGACGGTCCGGCGCCGCGGCGTCGACTACAACCGGCTGTCCGCGGTCTTCCGGCTCGTCGACGAGATCGCCTCCGAAGGCATCACCCTCGAAGAGGCCTACCGCGGCCTCGCCGAGATCCGCCGTAATCGCCACCCGTACCCCAGCTGGGCGCTGACCCTGGCCTCCGGGCTGCTGTCCGGCGCGGCCTCGATGCTGGTCGGCGGTGGGGAGCTGGTGTTCGTCGCGGCCGCGGTGGGTTCGATGCTCGGCGACCGGCTGGCCTGGCTCGCCTCCGGGCGCGGACTGCCGGAGTTCTACCAGTTCGTGGTCGCCGCGATGCCGCCCGCCGCGGTCGGTGTCGCCTTCGGTCTGGCGCACGCCAGCGTCTCGGCGTCCGCGGTGATCACCGGTGGGCTGTTCGCGCTGATCCCGGGGCGGGCGCTGGTCGCCGGTGTGCACGACGGACTGACGGGCTACTACATCACCGCCGCCGCACGTCTGCTGGAGGTCGGCTATCTCATCGTCGGCATCGTCGTCGGCGTGCTCAGCGTGCTCTATATCGGCCTGCACCTCAATCCCGACCTGCGCCGGCTCAACCCGGAGCAGGCGCTGAGGGGGTACAACGAGCCACTGGTCCAGATCATCGCGGCCATGCTGCTTGCGCTGGCCTTCTGTGTGCTGCTCCAACAGGAACGCAACACGGTGGCGTTCGCGACGCTGAACGGCGGGGTCGCCTGGGTCGTCTACGGCACCCTCGTCTACCGCGCCGATATCAACGTGGTGCCCGCCACCGCCATCGCCGCCGGACTGGTCGGTCTCTTCGGGCAGTTGCTCTCCCGCTACCGCTATGCGTCCGCGCTGCCGTACGTCACGGCGGCCATCGGCCCGCTGCTGCCCGGTAGTGCCACGTATTTCGGCCTGCTCAATTTCGCCCAGGGGCATCTGGCACAGGGGCTGCCGTCCCTGGTGCAGGCCGCCTCGCTGGCGCTCGCCATCGCCGTCGGAGTGAATCTCGGTGCCGAGGTCGCCCGGCTGTTCCTGCGCGGGCCCGGTGTCGAGGAGGCCGCCGCCGGCCGCCGCGCCGCCAAGCGCACCCGCGGTTTCTAG
- a CDS encoding DedA family protein yields MNTLALGPQWLDPDYLIATFGLIGVLVIVFAESGLLIGFFLPGDALLFTTGLLVTTNKLDQPLALVCFLIVLAAVIGDQVGYLFGRKVGPSLFKRPDSRLFKQENVEKAHEFFEKYGPKSLILARFVPIVRTFTPIIAGVSRMNYRSFLTFNVVGGVLWGAGVTLLGALLGNVKFVHQHIELILLAIVLVSVVPIAIEFLRARGKAKKTRDEAPAPGAPDTERGGAPAEPSRRGRHAKR; encoded by the coding sequence GTGAATACTCTCGCGCTCGGCCCCCAGTGGCTGGACCCGGACTATCTGATCGCGACCTTCGGCCTGATCGGCGTCCTGGTCATCGTCTTCGCGGAGTCCGGCCTGCTGATCGGCTTCTTCCTGCCGGGTGACGCGCTGCTGTTCACCACGGGCCTGCTGGTGACGACGAACAAGCTGGACCAGCCGCTGGCGCTGGTGTGCTTCCTGATCGTGCTCGCGGCCGTCATCGGCGACCAGGTGGGCTACCTCTTCGGACGCAAGGTCGGCCCCTCGCTCTTCAAGCGCCCCGACTCCCGCCTCTTCAAGCAGGAGAACGTCGAGAAGGCGCACGAGTTCTTCGAGAAGTACGGCCCCAAGTCGCTGATCCTGGCCCGCTTCGTGCCGATCGTGCGGACCTTCACGCCGATCATCGCCGGTGTGAGCCGGATGAACTACCGCTCCTTCCTCACCTTCAACGTCGTCGGCGGCGTCCTGTGGGGCGCCGGGGTCACGCTGCTCGGCGCCCTGCTCGGCAACGTCAAGTTCGTCCACCAGCACATCGAGCTGATCCTCCTCGCGATCGTGCTGGTCTCCGTGGTGCCGATCGCCATCGAGTTCCTCCGGGCGCGCGGCAAGGCCAAGAAGACCCGGGACGAAGCTCCCGCGCCGGGCGCGCCGGACACCGAGCGGGGCGGCGCCCCCGCCGAGCCCTCGCGCCGCGGCCGGCACGCCAAGCGCTGA
- a CDS encoding YbjQ family protein: MGIEEYGGGQRAQSDVLVVTTNDVPGFHVERVIGEVFGLTVRSRHLGSQIGAGLKSMIGGELRGLTKTLVETRNQAMERLVEQARSRGANAVLMFRFDVTEAADVGTEVCAYGTAVVLSPLS; encoded by the coding sequence ATGGGCATCGAGGAGTACGGCGGCGGGCAGCGCGCCCAGTCCGACGTCCTGGTAGTGACGACCAACGACGTCCCGGGGTTTCACGTGGAACGGGTGATCGGCGAGGTCTTCGGCCTGACGGTGCGCTCACGGCACCTCGGCAGCCAGATCGGCGCGGGCCTGAAGTCGATGATCGGCGGCGAGCTGCGGGGCCTGACCAAGACCCTGGTCGAGACCCGTAACCAGGCGATGGAGCGGCTGGTGGAGCAGGCCCGCTCACGGGGCGCGAACGCGGTGCTGATGTTCCGCTTCGATGTCACGGAGGCCGCGGACGTGGGCACCGAGGTGTGCGCCTACGGGACGGCCGTGGTGCTCTCCCCGCTGAGCTGA
- a CDS encoding MerR family transcriptional regulator, with the protein MSYSVGQVAGLAGVTVRTLHHYDEIGLLPPSDRNHAGHRRYGEDDLDRLQQILFYRELGFPLDEVAVLLDDPDADPQEHLRRQHDLLTTRIGTLQKMAAAVAHTMEARRMNVRLTPQERFEVFGDFDPEEHVAEARERWGDTAAYQESRRRAAAYTKDDWKRLTAEFDAIHHRMAELLGRGVPPDAAEAMDVAEEHRRFISGAYYDCTYEIHAGLGEMYVTDERFTATYEAIRPGLAVYMRDAMLANAVRRL; encoded by the coding sequence GTGAGCTATTCGGTAGGGCAGGTGGCCGGCCTCGCAGGCGTCACCGTGCGCACCTTGCACCACTACGACGAGATCGGGCTGCTGCCGCCCAGCGACCGCAACCACGCAGGTCACCGCCGCTACGGCGAGGACGACCTGGACCGGCTGCAGCAGATCCTCTTCTACCGGGAGCTCGGCTTTCCGCTCGATGAGGTCGCGGTCCTCCTGGACGATCCGGACGCGGACCCGCAGGAACATCTGCGGCGCCAGCACGACCTGCTGACCACGCGGATCGGCACGCTCCAGAAGATGGCCGCGGCCGTCGCCCACACGATGGAGGCACGCAGGATGAACGTACGGCTCACCCCACAGGAGAGATTCGAGGTCTTCGGGGACTTCGACCCCGAGGAACACGTCGCGGAGGCCCGGGAACGCTGGGGCGACACCGCCGCCTACCAGGAGTCCCGGCGCCGGGCGGCCGCGTACACCAAGGACGACTGGAAGCGGCTGACCGCCGAGTTCGACGCAATCCACCACCGGATGGCGGAGCTGCTGGGCCGGGGCGTGCCGCCGGACGCCGCCGAGGCCATGGACGTCGCCGAGGAGCACCGGCGGTTCATCAGCGGTGCGTATTACGACTGCACCTACGAGATCCACGCCGGGCTCGGCGAGATGTACGTCACGGACGAACGGTTCACCGCCACCTACGAGGCCATCCGGCCCGGCCTCGCCGTGTACATGCGCGACGCGATGCTGGCCAACGCCGTCCGCCGACTGTGA
- the leuE gene encoding leucine efflux protein LeuE, translating to MLGITDLSTYLVGLALIILLPGPNSLYVVSVAARRGPRVAYRAAAGVLCGDTVLMTLSAGGVASLLQTSPVLFTVVKFAGAGYLTWLAVGMLRGAWALWHGRQARRDERAGQAPRAPKEAVERPYRRALVVSLLNPKAILFFISFFVQFVDPSYAHPVLSFLTLGAWAQLFSLTYLSVLIFSGTYLAATFRRRRRLTAGLSAGAGAAFLGFAAKLSLASAG from the coding sequence ATGCTGGGGATAACGGATCTGTCGACCTATCTGGTGGGGCTGGCGCTGATCATTCTGCTGCCGGGCCCCAATTCGCTCTATGTCGTGTCGGTGGCCGCCCGGCGCGGCCCGCGGGTGGCCTACCGCGCGGCGGCCGGTGTGCTGTGCGGCGACACCGTGCTGATGACGCTGTCGGCGGGCGGGGTGGCCTCGCTGCTGCAGACCAGCCCGGTGCTGTTCACCGTCGTCAAGTTCGCCGGCGCGGGCTATCTGACGTGGCTGGCGGTCGGGATGCTGCGCGGCGCCTGGGCGCTGTGGCACGGCCGTCAGGCCCGCCGGGACGAGCGGGCGGGCCAGGCGCCGCGGGCGCCGAAGGAGGCCGTCGAGCGGCCGTACCGCAGGGCGCTGGTGGTCAGTCTGCTCAACCCGAAGGCGATCTTGTTCTTCATCTCCTTCTTCGTGCAGTTCGTGGACCCCTCGTACGCCCATCCGGTGCTGTCGTTCCTGACGCTGGGCGCCTGGGCGCAGCTGTTCAGCCTCACGTATCTGTCGGTCCTCATCTTCAGCGGGACGTATCTGGCGGCGACCTTCCGCCGGCGCCGGCGGCTGACGGCCGGGCTGTCGGCGGGCGCCGGGGCGGCGTTCCTCGGCTTCGCGGCGAAGCTGTCGCTGGCGAGCGCGGGCTAG
- the wrbA gene encoding NAD(P)H:quinone oxidoreductase, with product MSVHDVNVAVIYYSSTGTVAELARRIADAAEHAGADVRLRRTAELAPQTAIDANPAWAANAAATADIMEATHEDMLWADAVIFGSPTRFGNVTSQLKQYLDTLGGLWQQGRLADKVYSGFTASATKHGGQESTLLALYQTIHHFGGILVTPGYTDPAKFSDGNPYGTSHVGGPDIPLDDDARTAARIQAERVVKFTKAIKRGLSPAS from the coding sequence ATGTCCGTCCATGACGTCAACGTCGCCGTCATCTACTACTCCTCGACCGGCACCGTCGCCGAGCTCGCCCGGCGGATCGCCGATGCCGCCGAGCACGCCGGGGCGGACGTACGACTGCGCCGGACCGCGGAACTCGCCCCGCAGACCGCGATCGACGCCAACCCGGCCTGGGCGGCGAACGCCGCCGCCACCGCCGACATCATGGAGGCCACCCACGAGGACATGCTCTGGGCGGATGCGGTGATCTTCGGCTCCCCCACCCGCTTCGGCAATGTGACCTCGCAGCTCAAGCAGTACCTCGACACCCTGGGCGGCCTCTGGCAGCAGGGCCGGCTGGCCGACAAGGTCTACAGCGGCTTCACCGCGAGTGCCACCAAACACGGCGGCCAGGAGTCCACCCTGCTCGCGCTGTACCAGACCATCCACCACTTCGGCGGCATCCTCGTGACGCCGGGCTACACCGACCCGGCGAAGTTCTCCGACGGCAATCCCTACGGCACCTCCCACGTCGGCGGCCCGGACATCCCGCTCGACGACGACGCCCGCACCGCCGCCCGGATCCAGGCGGAGCGCGTCGTGAAATTCACGAAGGCCATCAAACGCGGCCTTTCACCGGCCAGTTGA
- a CDS encoding glutamate decarboxylase, translated as MTLHKGASESDRKHTGHPVNPFYGEADPVAGMETAPPQHTLPDGPLAPHNAYQFVHDELMLDGNSRLNLATFVTTWMEPQAGVLMAECRDKNMIDKDEYPRTAELEKRCVAMLSDLWHAPDPSAAVGCSTTGSSEACMLAGMAFKRRWMQRNKDRYPGSARPNLVMGANVQVCWEKFCNFWEVEARTVPMEGDRFHLDAASAAELCDENTIGVVAILGSTFDGSYEPVAEICAALDEVQEKRGWDIPVHVDGASGAMIAPFLDPELMWDFRLPRVASINTSGHKYGLVYPGVGWALWRDSEALPEELVFRVNYLGGDMPTFALNFSRPGAQVAAQYYTFLRLGRAGFRAVQQATRDVACSMAERIGALGDFRLLTKGDQLPVFAFTTADHVTAFDVFDVSRRMRERGWLVPAYTFPPHREDLSVLRVVCRNGFSMDLADLFLADLEQLLTELREQPGPMKRPENVATAFHH; from the coding sequence ATGACTCTGCACAAAGGCGCATCGGAATCCGACCGCAAGCACACCGGGCACCCGGTCAACCCCTTCTACGGCGAGGCCGACCCGGTCGCCGGCATGGAGACCGCGCCCCCGCAGCACACCCTGCCCGACGGCCCGCTCGCCCCGCACAACGCCTATCAGTTCGTGCACGACGAGCTGATGCTGGACGGCAACTCCCGGCTGAACCTGGCGACGTTCGTCACGACCTGGATGGAGCCGCAGGCCGGCGTCCTGATGGCGGAGTGCCGCGACAAGAACATGATCGACAAGGACGAGTACCCGCGCACCGCCGAACTCGAGAAGCGGTGCGTGGCGATGCTCTCCGACCTGTGGCACGCCCCCGACCCGTCGGCCGCCGTCGGCTGCTCCACCACGGGGTCGAGCGAGGCCTGCATGCTCGCCGGGATGGCCTTCAAACGGCGCTGGATGCAGCGCAACAAGGACCGCTATCCGGGCAGCGCCCGGCCCAACCTGGTCATGGGCGCCAACGTCCAGGTCTGCTGGGAGAAGTTCTGCAACTTCTGGGAGGTCGAGGCGCGCACCGTCCCGATGGAGGGCGACCGCTTCCACCTGGACGCGGCCTCGGCCGCCGAGCTGTGCGACGAGAACACCATCGGCGTCGTGGCGATCCTCGGCTCGACCTTCGACGGGTCGTACGAGCCGGTGGCCGAGATCTGCGCGGCGCTCGACGAGGTCCAGGAGAAGCGGGGCTGGGACATCCCGGTCCATGTGGACGGCGCGTCCGGCGCCATGATCGCGCCCTTCCTCGACCCGGAGCTGATGTGGGACTTCCGGCTGCCGCGGGTCGCCTCCATCAACACCTCGGGGCACAAATACGGACTGGTCTACCCGGGCGTCGGCTGGGCGCTGTGGCGCGACTCGGAGGCGCTGCCCGAGGAGCTGGTCTTCCGGGTCAACTACCTGGGCGGCGACATGCCGACCTTCGCCCTCAACTTCTCGCGGCCCGGCGCCCAGGTCGCCGCGCAGTACTACACCTTCCTGCGGCTCGGCCGGGCCGGATTCCGTGCCGTCCAGCAGGCCACCCGCGACGTGGCCTGCTCGATGGCCGAACGTATCGGCGCGCTGGGCGACTTCCGGCTGCTCACGAAGGGCGACCAGCTGCCGGTCTTCGCCTTCACCACCGCCGACCACGTCACCGCGTTCGACGTCTTCGACGTGTCCCGGCGGATGCGGGAGCGCGGCTGGCTGGTGCCCGCCTATACCTTCCCCCCGCACCGCGAGGACCTGTCCGTCCTGCGGGTGGTCTGCCGCAACGGCTTCTCCATGGACCTCGCCGATCTCTTCCTCGCGGACCTGGAGCAGCTGCTGACCGAACTCCGCGAGCAGCCGGGCCCGATGAAGCGTCCGGAGAACGTCGCCACGGCATTCCACCACTGA
- a CDS encoding DinB family protein, with product MPTHVPAEAHGDEAGALLAFLEAQRGGLRRSVLGLTEEQARSRPGVSALTPAGLIKHVAETEQGWVETAQQRPHTIERTMETWHLSFEPGDGESVPEMLAFWDKVARRTEEFVRSLPSLDDTFPLPEAPWFPPEARQSMRWLLLHLIEETARHAGHADILRESLDGKTAFVLVDEERAAQQG from the coding sequence ATGCCCACTCACGTTCCTGCCGAGGCACACGGTGACGAGGCCGGCGCGCTGCTGGCCTTCCTGGAGGCCCAGCGCGGCGGGCTGCGGCGGTCGGTCCTGGGGCTGACCGAGGAGCAGGCCCGGAGCCGTCCGGGCGTCAGCGCACTGACGCCGGCCGGGCTGATCAAGCACGTCGCGGAGACCGAGCAGGGCTGGGTCGAGACCGCGCAGCAGCGGCCGCACACCATCGAGCGGACCATGGAGACCTGGCATCTGAGCTTCGAGCCCGGGGACGGCGAGAGCGTGCCCGAGATGCTGGCGTTCTGGGACAAGGTCGCCCGGCGCACGGAGGAGTTCGTGCGCTCCCTGCCGAGCCTGGACGACACCTTCCCGCTGCCCGAGGCGCCGTGGTTCCCGCCCGAGGCCCGGCAGTCGATGCGCTGGCTGCTGCTGCATCTGATCGAGGAGACGGCCCGGCACGCCGGTCACGCCGACATCCTCCGCGAGTCCCTGGACGGCAAGACGGCCTTCGTGCTGGTGGACGAGGAGCGGGCGGCCCAGCAGGGGTAG
- a CDS encoding aldehyde dehydrogenase family protein, with translation MSYFDELAYQFIDGEWRSGSGSWDIVDFNPYNGEKLTSIPVATVEEIDQAYRAAERAQRAWGDTNPYSRRLVFERALRIIDDREAELAEAIAAEVGGTRAKVGFELHLAREFLREAVQLALRAEGRILPSPIDGKENRLYRLPVGVVSVISPFNFPFLLSIKSVAPALALGNAVVLKPHQNTPVCGGGLVARIFEEAGLPAGVLNVVVTDIAEIGDALLEHPVPKTISFTGSEKVGRHVATVAAAHFKHSVLELGGNSALVVLDDADVDYAVDAAVFSRFVHQGQVCMAANRVLVDRAVEREFTEKFVAKVRTLKVGDPTDPQTHIGPLINEGQAEAVTSLVDRAVADGASALLHGETRGTLVAPSVLSGLPADSPLLQQEIFGPVVLLVPFEGDEEAVRLTNATPYGLSGAVHTGDIERGVRFAKRIETGMFHVNDATVHDEPIVPFGGAKSSGVGRLNGDAMVEAFTTTKWISIQHGRSRFPF, from the coding sequence ATGTCCTACTTCGACGAGTTGGCGTATCAGTTCATCGACGGTGAGTGGCGCTCGGGCAGCGGCTCGTGGGACATCGTCGACTTCAATCCTTATAACGGCGAGAAGCTGACCTCCATACCCGTGGCCACGGTCGAGGAGATCGACCAGGCCTACCGCGCGGCCGAGCGCGCCCAGCGGGCGTGGGGCGACACCAATCCGTACAGCCGCCGGCTGGTCTTCGAGCGTGCGCTGCGGATCATCGACGACCGTGAGGCGGAGCTGGCCGAGGCGATCGCCGCCGAGGTCGGCGGCACCCGCGCCAAGGTGGGCTTCGAGCTGCATCTGGCCAGGGAGTTCCTGCGCGAGGCGGTGCAGCTGGCGCTGCGCGCCGAGGGCCGCATCCTCCCCTCGCCGATCGACGGCAAGGAGAACCGCCTCTACCGGCTCCCGGTCGGGGTCGTCAGTGTCATCAGCCCGTTCAATTTCCCGTTCCTGCTGTCGATCAAGTCTGTCGCGCCGGCCCTCGCGCTCGGCAACGCCGTCGTCCTCAAGCCGCACCAGAACACCCCGGTCTGCGGTGGCGGGCTGGTCGCCAGGATCTTCGAGGAGGCCGGGCTGCCGGCGGGCGTGCTCAATGTCGTCGTCACCGACATCGCCGAGATCGGCGATGCGCTCCTCGAGCACCCGGTGCCCAAGACCATCTCCTTCACCGGCTCCGAGAAGGTCGGCCGGCATGTCGCGACGGTCGCCGCGGCGCACTTCAAGCACTCCGTGCTGGAGCTGGGCGGCAACAGCGCGCTGGTCGTCCTCGACGACGCCGATGTCGACTACGCGGTCGACGCCGCGGTCTTCAGCCGCTTCGTCCACCAGGGGCAGGTCTGCATGGCCGCCAACCGGGTGCTGGTGGACCGCGCCGTGGAGCGGGAGTTCACCGAGAAGTTCGTGGCCAAGGTCCGCACCCTGAAGGTGGGCGACCCCACCGACCCGCAGACCCATATCGGGCCGCTGATCAACGAGGGCCAGGCCGAGGCCGTCACCTCGCTGGTGGACCGCGCCGTCGCGGACGGTGCCTCGGCGCTGCTCCACGGCGAGACCCGGGGCACGCTGGTCGCGCCGAGCGTGCTGAGCGGGCTGCCGGCGGACTCCCCGCTGCTCCAGCAGGAGATCTTCGGCCCCGTGGTGCTGCTGGTGCCGTTCGAGGGTGACGAGGAGGCGGTGCGGCTCACCAACGCGACGCCGTACGGGCTCAGCGGCGCCGTGCACACCGGTGACATCGAGCGCGGGGTGCGGTTCGCCAAGCGGATCGAGACCGGGATGTTCCACGTCAACGACGCCACGGTGCACGACGAGCCGATCGTGCCGTTCGGCGGCGCGAAGAGCTCCGGTGTGGGGCGGCTGAACGGCGACGCGATGGTGGAGGCGTTCACCACCACCAAGTGGATCTCCATCCAGCACGGGCGGTCCCGGTTCCCGTTCTGA